A window of Rhizoctonia solani chromosome 5, complete sequence genomic DNA:
TCATTTCGAGAATATCCCCAGTGCTATTATACACCCTGCAACCAAAACACAATACATTTACATATGACAGTCCCATATAAAAACATCATTATTCAGCCTCATTCAGCGACTGCGTTCCGTCCCCTAAGTGCCTGCCATGATTGGCGAACGAACTAGTTAACCCACCCCTTGGGTCTCATATCTGGAGGAAGAAACCCTGAAGCGACCAAGCGAACCTCTGGAACGTTGCACTTGATCCAATCTATAAACTCCTTGTTCGAAAGCAAGTCATCCATAGATAGTTCACCTGCCCGACTCCGCCCCCCAAGAATTACAGCTTGGGACGAGATCTTGGCTGTAATACGTTTGAACCCTTCAAGATCAAGTACATTGACGTTTGTTAGATATAAAGTATCGACTGTTGGGAATCCGTGTGTCCCGTCTTCTGTATCCGAGGATAAAGGTCGGAATAAGTCATGACAGAAAGTTTCATCAAACCGCCAACCATGAATGGCAAGTTCCTTCAACGTTGGCAGTGAATTCAATAACTTGCGAAGTCCTGACCCGTCTAGCCAAGGACCGAGCACCGAGTCACCTCGGTCTAGAACTAACGTGTCGGTCTGAGTGTGTGATAGTAATGCGACCAGTTTGTCTATGCCTGTCGATGCAAACGTGTAGTAATGTGTCAGAGACGTTACTGCTTTGTCAGTCAGGACCAATGTCGAATGGTAAGTCCCGGGTGCGATTTTAAGGAGGAATAATTCCAGTACATTGAACGATAAGTCCTCAAGCAAAAGAGTCCTTAGATTGCGAAAATCAATTCTCGAAGATATTGTCGTATTGGCAGCCTCAGTCGATTGAGCGCAAACTTCCATCCTCATGATTCTCAAATCGCGGAGTGCGGTCGCGGAGGATATAGCTAACATAAATTCAGTCATGGAAGATGGAGAGTCTTTTAGTTTCACCCTGTAAATAGCCAACTCGACAAGCCGGTCCGTAAAAACGGTGTTATCCCATCGCACCTGAATCCGATCAAGTAGGAGGACCGAAAGAGAACTTATTAGTTTCTTGAAATCGCAACTGTAGAGCGATTCGGGTAAAGAGGTGGTCGACTCTGCCTTGCGCTCTATACTCTGCAAGCACGTGTAGCGTAGAGATAACTGAGAGAGTTCGAGGGGTGCGTGATCTTCCACCAAACGACGGATGAAAGCATAAATATCTTCGTCATTTCCCCCTTCCACATATAACCCACGGATGCGATGAGTATGTCCGACTATGATGTTCATAAAGCGCGATAATGCACCGCCCCACGGCGCGACAACGGCAAGGCGAACCCCCCGACTCCCGGTCCTCTGAAGACTAGTATTAATAGCCTCAAAATCAAGAGTCTTGTCACATGCAGGTATGGTTTCCCATAGTACGCTATGATCCAAGGCAAGTTTCCTCCAGGTCGAACAAACGAGCATCAAGTTGCATAGTTCGGAGTACATGGCCTTTACCCCTTGATTCATGGAGACGCTGTTATTTTCCGGGGAATATACGACGTGGAAGAATATATCAGATAACACTTCCTGCGGTAAATACCGAACTGACGAGACGAGCTTGTTTCGTATTCGTGAAACGGTCGCTTTACATCGAGTGAGCTGCTCAGTTGCGGTAACTCTTAGCGAATCGAGAGCTGAATCGATACGAGAAATTATATGTGTAGGAGCTTTATGACCATGTTCGAAGTATATGTTGGTCTCCAGAGAAATGCATGACTCCAAATAAGCTTTCAGTGCGTTTGCAAGCAAGTCACGAGTTTCTTCAGATCGTTTCATTGCCGACTCAAGCGCATCCTATATAAATTAATAAATTGTCCTAGTTTAGGCGGAAAGATAAGACTCACATCGGAGGTGATCAGCATGGTTTGGGGCCCCCAAGGCTGCGAGGTTGTAATGTAAGCTCAAACCACGTTTGCTTGTGGGAACGAAGGCGCGATTGGGTAGGGTTGGCCGAAGTCCACGTGATGTTACAGGAGATCCAGGCGCTTGTAAATACCAGAATCCTTGTGTCAGATCACCCCCAGTCATCCGTACAGTCGggactcttgacctgcaggTTCTTGACCTACAGGCTTTGTATTGAAAAGCTGAGTGTTGCGCCGCTTTACTATTGATTTGTAAGCTTGGCTATTGTCTTCCCATActgcaggtcaagagtccCGACTGAATTACAAAAGAAGGATAGAAGCTTGGGGCTTCTGGACATACCTCTGGTGTACAGAGCTTTAAGGGGAAATATGTTAGAAGTCTCTAGTCCTACTTCCTATCTGGGGAGTGCAGGGACTTGAAGGGACTTGTTGAAATTTGCCCTCATGCCAAAGAATTGATTAGGAAGACCGTTGACGCTGCTGGTACTGGCAAGGTACAAAGTGTTAGTTCCATTGTTACCGAGAAAACGAGCCGTTATCCGGGCTATTAGTCGCACAAAATTACTAAGAAAATAATCGTATTTCTGTTCTCTTTTGTTCTCTGT
This region includes:
- a CDS encoding F-box-like protein, yielding MLITSDDALESAMKRSEETRDLLANALKAYLESCISLETNIYFEHGHKAPTHIISRIDSALDSLRVTATEQLTRCKATVSRIRNKLVSSVRYLPQEVLSDIFFHVVYSPENNSVSMNQGVKAMYSELCNLMLVCSTWRKLALDHSVLWETIPACDKTLDFEAINTSLQRTGSRGVRLAVVAPWGGALSRFMNIIVGHTHRIRGLYVEGGNDEDIYAFIRRLVEDHAPLELSQLSLRYTCLQSIERKAESTTSLPESLYSCDFKKLISSLSVLLLDRIQVRWDNTVFTDRLVELAIYRVKLKDSPSSMTEFMLAISSATALRDLRIMRMEVCAQSTEAANTTISSRIDFRNLRTLLLEDLSFNVLELFLLKIAPGTYHSTLVLTDKAVTSLTHYYTFASTGIDKLVALLSHTQTDTLVLDRGDSVLGPWLDGSGLRKLLNSLPTLKELAIHGWRFDETFCHDLFRPLSSDTEDGTHGFPTVDTLYLTNVNVLDLEGFKRITAKISSQAVILGGRSRAGELSMDDLLSNKEFIDWIKCNVPEVRLVASGFLPPDMRPKGR